The genomic stretch CTCCAAAAAGCTACTGTTGTCTTAAGTTCTTAAAAGACACAGCTTTTCATTATATCCTGAAACCTTACACAGGTAAAGGGGTCATCTTATGAGTACGATTGAAATTTGACACACCTCAATTTGTTGCTATAGTAATAAAATAGTAATAAATAAAAAGGTTGCTATGACTCAATTACTGAAGAAAGCATTTTCTGAAGCCTCAAAATTGCCAGAAAATGCTCAAGATGCGATCGCTGAAATTATCTTAGCTGAGATTGCCTCACAAGAGCGTTGGAATGATTTATTTGCTAAGTCTCAAAATGTGCTGGCTGACCTTGCTCAAGAAGCACTGGCTGAGTATCAAGCGGGTAAAACTCAACCGCTTGAATGTGAGGATCAATGATTTCCAGAACAACGAAAAAGTTTTGGAAAGCTTATGCCAAACTTGATGAAACCATCCAGCAACAAGCTCACAATTCCTATCGTCTTTTCCGTCAAGATCAATACCATCCTAGCCTACACTTCAAGAAAGTGCATGACACTTTACCCATCTATTCTGCTAGAGTAAACCTTGATTATCGTGCAGTTGGTATTCTTGATAATAACGAAATTATCTGGTTTTGGATTGGTACTCATGATGCCTATGAAAAGCTTCTTTCTCGACTTTGATGGGTTATAGTCTAATAGGCTTACCAAATAAGAATAAAATAATCATTCACTCTTTCTATTTAAAATTTGTTGAGAAAACCAATTTGCCACACTAACATTTGTTTCTTGGTCTAAGCGTTCTAAACTTTCCACTAATAACTTAATTGGTAATCCTCTTAATACTAAGGATACATCCCCTTGTTGATATTGTCCATTATCTTGTAATTGAAAAGCAAAAACTCGTTTTGCTTGTACATCAATTACCCAATATTCAGGAATTCCTAAATCAGCATAGAGATGTTTTTTTTCATCTAAATCACTGGATAAAGTTGTATCTGAAATTTCTCCAACTAGGTTAGGAACTGGCCATTGATCTAAATTAATATAACGACTTTCTCCCTGTTTCCATTTGGGGTAATCTTTTCCCAAATAAACTACTAAATCTGGTGCTGCTGAACGTTTTTCTCTCTTTTCTAATAATACACCTCCAAAACTATTCATGTTTATTTCTGGATGTTGGCTAAACCAAATAAACAAGATCATGGTAAATAAATCATTAATAGAAGTATGATTAATCCCTTCTTTTCCCATTTGAATTAAGAGTTTATTTTGATAATAATATAATTTAATTCTTTGCTCTTCTAAAGTATCACGATAGTTAAGATAATCATCCCAATTTGCTGTTTTCCATTGGGGTAAAGAGAAGAAAAAAGAGTATGATATTTCTGGAGAAATTATTGAAGTCATGATGTTGGTTATAGATTGATTTATGGGTTCTACCAGACAAGTTATGCTAAATTATTACAAATAATAAACGTTAATTATTAGTTTAACATAGTAAGTCCGACAGAACCTAATTCTGTATCATGACTTACGCATCAGCAATAAATTTAGGGTCAATTCATGAATTGACCCTACCAAAACACTCCATATATAGAGCAGTTGTTTAAATCCAGGGAATTTTGCCTTCTTAGTTAACCTTTTTCAATGGATAAAATCCAAGTTCCTACATAAAGTCGAACGGGAATATTGCCAGAACTCAGCACATCACAAATAAAATAATAAGTTCCAGAACTGGGATTTTTCACATTAGAAAAGACAATATCAACTTTTTGACTAGCTTCAATATTTTCAGCTAAATCAATTTCAATCACTCGACTTTCTTTATCCCAATATACTTCTCGTATAGGAACAGTCTTTCCTTTAATACGAATTTGTACAGAGTCTAGGTCAAATTTTCCATTAAATTCGGGTTTCTCTAAGTAGGAGATATAAAACTTACTGACTCCTTGAGTGAGTTTCTTCCCAGGTACATAGAGTTTATAACGTTCCCCAACATTCTCTGGCCGGCCACCAAAGTCTAAATGATAATCAAGGATATTATTACGGTTATCAACCCCACTAAAAATGGTTAAACCAGGGTTACTTCCGGCCCAAGTCAAAGCTTGTAGACCGGTCAATAAGCAACCTGATACAGCTAGGGCCGCTAGTAATCGTTTAGAGACAAAGCTTAAGGAGAATTTAGGGTGCTTATTCATAAAAGGTTTTATTAGAAGAAAATGGGTTTTTGGACAGAGTAAGCTAGACTTACCCTAAATTTAAGGATAGCAAACTAGAATCTATATCGGTGGCAGTTCAGCTTAAGACATTGAAATTTATGGTTTTAATCCAAAAATGCGATCGCCTTACCAATAATAATTAATTTAATTTTTTCTTGAGAAATTGGATAAGATTCATAAGGATTGTCTTTTAAGAGATATAACAACTTAGTTACTTGTTTTGCTAATCCAGCACTCACAAGCTTTCTCGTGTCTTTTTCAGCTTGTTTAGTAAAAAATAATTGCCAATTATCCATTTAAAATGTCTCTAATTGCCGCTTCATTTATACAATCTTCAATCGGTGTATTTCCCCCTTCAATGATGGACTTAACCATACCAGGAATAGAATGTAAATAAAGTGTTTCTTGAATCGAATTCCAATCTTCTTCTGCAATTAAAACAGCATTTCCTTGTGTACCCGATAAAAGAATCGCTTGATGATTATCATTGGTTTGATTGACCAACTGCTCGATTTCATCCTTAGCTTGATTAATATTAATAATTTTCACAAAATACTTCTTGGATATGCTTAACTATAATTATTATAGCAACTGATAAAACAGCAAAAAGCACCCCCTTTATAGAGAGTGCTTTTTGTTAATTATTCAGTTTTATTTAATCAAGGAATTAACCATTGATAGCGGGAGCAGAAATAGGTTCAGCAGAAGCTAAATCTAAGGGGAAGTTGTGAGCGTTGCGCTCGTGCATTACTTCCATCCCGATACCAGCACGGTTTAATACATCAGCCCAGGTTCCGATTACACGACCTTGTGAGTCTAGAATGGATTGGTTGAAGTTAAATCCGTTTAAGTTGAAAGCCATGGTGGACACACCCATTGCGGTGAACCAAATACCGATGACAGGCCATGCTCCTAAAAAGAAGTGTAAAGCGCGGCTGTTGTTAAAAGAAGCGTATTGGAAAATTAAACGGCCAAAGTAACCATGAGCAGCTACAATGTTATAGGTTTCTTCTTCTTGTCCAAACTTGTAACCGTAGTTTAAAGACTCGATTTCAGTGGTTTCACGAACTAAAGAAGAGGTTACTAAAGAACCGTGCATCGCGGAGAACAAAGAACCACCAAAGACACCAGCAACTCCCAACATATGGAAGGGGTGCATCAAAATGTTGTGTTCAGCTTGGAACACGAACATGAAGTTGAAGGTTCCAGAGATTCCTAAAGGCATACCATCAGAGAAAGAACCTTGTCCGATGGGATAGATTAAGAATACTGCAGTTGCCGCAGATACGGGTGCGCTGTAAGCGACACAAATCCAAGGACGCATTCCTAAACGGTAGGAGAGTTCCCACTGACGACCCATGTAGCAGAAAATACCAATTAAGAAGTGGAAAACCACTAATTGGTAAGGGCCGCCGTTGTAGAGCCATTCATCAAGAGAAGCTGCTTCCCAAATAGGATAGAAGTG from Aphanothece sacrum FPU1 encodes the following:
- a CDS encoding DUF2808 domain-containing protein, with amino-acid sequence MNKHPKFSLSFVSKRLLAALAVSGCLLTGLQALTWAGSNPGLTIFSGVDNRNNILDYHLDFGGRPENVGERYKLYVPGKKLTQGVSKFYISYLEKPEFNGKFDLDSVQIRIKGKTVPIREVYWDKESRVIEIDLAENIEASQKVDIVFSNVKNPSSGTYYFICDVLSSGNIPVRLYVGTWILSIEKG
- a CDS encoding ParE family toxin-like protein; the protein is MISRTTKKFWKAYAKLDETIQQQAHNSYRLFRQDQYHPSLHFKKVHDTLPIYSARVNLDYRAVGILDNNEIIWFWIGTHDAYEKLLSRL
- a CDS encoding Uma2 family endonuclease; the encoded protein is MTSIISPEISYSFFFSLPQWKTANWDDYLNYRDTLEEQRIKLYYYQNKLLIQMGKEGINHTSINDLFTMILFIWFSQHPEINMNSFGGVLLEKREKRSAAPDLVVYLGKDYPKWKQGESRYINLDQWPVPNLVGEISDTTLSSDLDEKKHLYADLGIPEYWVIDVQAKRVFAFQLQDNGQYQQGDVSLVLRGLPIKLLVESLERLDQETNVSVANWFSQQILNRKSE
- the psbA gene encoding photosystem II q(b) protein, with protein sequence MTTTLQQRESVSVWEQFCQWVTSTNNRIYVGWFGTLMIPTLLTAATCFIIAFIAAPPVDIDGIREPVAGSLLYGNNIISGAVVPSSNAIGLHFYPIWEAASLDEWLYNGGPYQLVVFHFLIGIFCYMGRQWELSYRLGMRPWICVAYSAPVSAATAVFLIYPIGQGSFSDGMPLGISGTFNFMFVFQAEHNILMHPFHMLGVAGVFGGSLFSAMHGSLVTSSLVRETTEIESLNYGYKFGQEEETYNIVAAHGYFGRLIFQYASFNNSRALHFFLGAWPVIGIWFTAMGVSTMAFNLNGFNFNQSILDSQGRVIGTWADVLNRAGIGMEVMHERNAHNFPLDLASAEPISAPAING
- a CDS encoding type II toxin-antitoxin system Phd/YefM family antitoxin, giving the protein MKIININQAKDEIEQLVNQTNDNHQAILLSGTQGNAVLIAEEDWNSIQETLYLHSIPGMVKSIIEGGNTPIEDCINEAAIRDILNG
- a CDS encoding type II toxin-antitoxin system RelE family toxin — protein: MDNWQLFFTKQAEKDTRKLVSAGLAKQVTKLLYLLKDNPYESYPISQEKIKLIIIGKAIAFLD